The following are encoded in a window of Stieleria sp. JC731 genomic DNA:
- a CDS encoding rhodanese-like domain-containing protein: MNRSPSVVVCVFLLVGFQFQVLDSRPVQAQLGAVFPSLAPVETINVKELKGMLDKQKAAEATAEQKGEKAESSFVLVDVRSDKEIAVSLIPGAITKEQFEKESQKYKDKTVIVYCLSGGRSGRYASQLRGKDFDVKNFKPSILGWCGAELPVVTTEGESTNRVHVFSDRYKIPAKYEAVTE, from the coding sequence ATGAATAGATCCCCGTCGGTTGTTGTTTGCGTATTCTTGTTGGTTGGATTTCAATTCCAGGTGCTCGATTCTCGCCCGGTTCAGGCTCAGTTGGGGGCCGTTTTTCCATCGCTCGCCCCAGTCGAGACGATCAATGTGAAGGAATTGAAAGGCATGCTGGACAAGCAAAAAGCTGCCGAAGCGACTGCGGAGCAGAAAGGTGAAAAGGCTGAATCTTCGTTCGTCTTGGTTGATGTTCGTTCAGACAAAGAAATCGCTGTGTCTCTGATTCCGGGTGCGATCACGAAGGAGCAGTTTGAGAAAGAGTCGCAAAAGTACAAAGACAAAACCGTCATCGTTTATTGCTTAAGTGGTGGACGCAGCGGCCGGTATGCCTCTCAATTGCGTGGCAAAGATTTTGATGTGAAGAACTTCAAACCGAGCATCTTGGGCTGGTGTGGGGCTGAGCTACCGGTCGTGACCACCGAGGGGGAATCCACCAATCGAGTTCATGTATTCAGTGACCGATACAAGATTCCAGCCAAATACGAAGCGGTGACGGAGTAG
- a CDS encoding dihydroorotase: MSRTLFRNASIVFPDSVRQGALLIQDGKILDIDASDKASADHVVDCDGLHLMPGVIDDQVHFRDPGLTHKEDLSTASHACAAGGVTSFLEMPNTKPPAVTAEGVRAKERIAAEKSLVNYGFYIGATPDNVDELNAVKDVPGIKIFIGSSTGNLLVDEQAALERIFAETTLPICAHCEDETTVRANAERLSGTSDIADHSRIRDENAAIIATKRATELARRHKHRFHVLHVSTAAEIPLVADGSPYVTSEICLHHIFFNVDDYPRLGSRIQMNPSIKTVNDNEGLYQALLDGKIQVIATDHAPHTLDEKAQPYPKSPSGLPAVENSLALMLNEANKGRCTINQIASWMSDAPARVWGMIGKGRIAEGYDADIVLVDMDRSRTIKDAEQHTKSKWSPWDGVSLQGLPVATYVGGHCVYDCRQGDDAQHFDEGFRGSKLRFDHSRGGYWATENGIGIAD, from the coding sequence ATGTCACGCACACTATTTCGCAACGCATCTATCGTTTTCCCCGATTCAGTTCGCCAAGGAGCCTTGCTTATTCAAGACGGCAAGATTCTGGACATCGATGCAAGCGACAAAGCTTCCGCGGACCACGTTGTCGATTGCGATGGCCTACACCTGATGCCCGGCGTCATCGATGACCAAGTCCACTTCCGTGACCCTGGATTAACTCACAAAGAAGATTTATCGACAGCCAGCCATGCCTGCGCTGCTGGCGGCGTGACTTCGTTTCTAGAAATGCCCAACACCAAGCCACCAGCAGTGACTGCCGAAGGTGTTCGCGCGAAGGAACGCATCGCTGCAGAAAAATCGCTCGTCAACTATGGGTTCTATATCGGTGCCACTCCCGACAACGTCGACGAGCTTAATGCGGTAAAAGACGTCCCTGGAATCAAGATCTTCATTGGCAGCAGCACCGGCAACCTGCTCGTTGATGAACAAGCAGCACTGGAACGTATTTTCGCAGAAACAACTCTGCCAATCTGCGCTCACTGCGAAGACGAAACGACCGTCCGAGCGAACGCAGAACGACTCTCAGGCACCAGTGACATCGCTGACCATTCTCGAATCCGAGACGAGAACGCCGCGATCATCGCAACGAAGCGTGCCACGGAACTGGCTCGCCGCCACAAACATCGCTTTCACGTGCTGCATGTATCCACGGCAGCCGAGATCCCATTGGTCGCCGACGGTAGCCCCTACGTGACCAGTGAAATCTGCCTGCACCATATCTTCTTCAACGTTGATGACTATCCACGGCTTGGGTCTCGTATTCAGATGAACCCATCGATCAAAACCGTGAACGACAATGAAGGGCTGTACCAAGCACTGCTTGACGGAAAAATCCAAGTTATCGCGACCGACCACGCACCACATACGTTGGACGAAAAAGCTCAGCCGTACCCGAAAAGCCCGTCCGGATTACCAGCGGTTGAGAACTCACTGGCGCTGATGCTTAACGAAGCCAACAAGGGCCGGTGCACCATCAACCAAATCGCATCATGGATGTCTGACGCGCCAGCGCGCGTCTGGGGCATGATCGGCAAAGGCCGTATTGCCGAGGGCTATGACGCTGATATCGTTCTGGTCGACATGGACAGGTCGAGAACGATCAAGGATGCGGAGCAACACACAAAATCGAAGTGGAGCCCGTGGGACGGCGTTTCACTTCAGGGACTGCCTGTCGCAACATACGTCGGTGGTCACTGCGTTTACGACTGTCGACAAGGCGATGACGCCCAGCATTTCGACGAGGGGTTCCGCGGAAGCAAACTTCGCTTCGATCACTCACGCGGTGGTTACTGGGCGACCGAAAACGGCATCGGAATTGCGGACTGA